The following proteins come from a genomic window of Megalops cyprinoides isolate fMegCyp1 chromosome 6, fMegCyp1.pri, whole genome shotgun sequence:
- the nuak2 gene encoding NUAK family SNF1-like kinase 2, translating into MERSDFKCSRQSVGVSDYLGPSTSESELPVGDSMMQAPLKRQAVKRHHHKHNLKHRYEFLETLGKGTYGKVKKAVERSGRMVAIKSIRKEKIKDEQDLIHIRREIEIMSSLNHPHIITVYEVFENKHKIVIVMEYASRGDLYDYICERQKLPEREARHFFRQIVSAVHYCHRNGIVHRDLKLENILLDGNGNVKIADFGLSNLYRGDAYLQTFCGSPLYASPEIVNGRPYKGPEVDSWSLGVLLYTLVHGAMPFDGQDYRNLIRQISTGDYRKPSKPSDACGLIRWMLMVNPERRATLEEIAKHWWLNWGYHRPLVGDGEGAAGRPSTMSPQAGGLASIAGWLRRTSRPLLENGSKVRCLLRPQGGGDVVRQRSLRRSRKENNVSQTMQDGATARPSKGILKRRGSLKQKPLTEQQQSAEPEAAKPAAGPPAPSPPPSTSIPRKGILKKPTAERESGYYSSSPESSDSAQTPQAPMSPASPPRRKGILKQHGKFSSGCPPEFGSLDQLASAAERGGRARPSGAVSEDSILSSESFDMLDLPERSRPSAAMAAPVARGPGRTMRGCVSADDLLGLGDGEGPGDHRPNLWDMRCYQSGVADSAFSLTDCENVTEVYKRAVDICGHAS; encoded by the exons ATGGAGCGCTCCGATTTCAAATGTAGCAGGCAGTCCGTTGGCGTTTCGGACTACCTGGGACCTTCGACGAGCGAAAGTGAGCTTCCAGTCGGTGATTCCATGATGCAGGCTCCGCTGAAACGCCAGGCGGTGAAGAGGCATCACCACAAACACAACCTGAAACACCGATACGAGTTTCTGGAGACTTTGGGCAAAGGAACCTACGGGAAAGTGAAGAAAGCTGTTGAAAGATCTGGCAGAATG GTGGCCATCAAGTCAATAAGGAAGGAGAAGATCAAGGATGAGCAGGACCTGATACACATCCGCAGGGAGATCGAGATCATGTCCTCTCTCAATCACCCGCACATCATCACTGTCTATGAAG TGTTTGAGAACAAGCACAAAATCGTGATCGTCATGGAGTACGCCAGCCGGGGCGACCTCTACGACTACATCTGCGAGCGGCAGAAGCTGCCGGAACGCGAGGCGCGCCACTTCTTCCGCCAGATCGTGTCCGCCGTGCACTACTGCCACCGG AACGGGATTGTGCACAGGGACCTGAAGCTGGAGAACATTCTCCTGGACGGAAACGGGAATGTGAAG ATTGCTGATTTCGGGCTGTCGAACCTGTACCGGGGCGACGCGTACTTGCAGACGTTCTGTGGCAGCCCGCTCTACGCCTCCCCCGAAATCGTGAATGGGCGGCCGTACAAGGGGCCCGAGGTGGACAGCTGGTCGCTGGGCGTGCTGCTCTACACCCTGGTGCACGGCGCCATGCCCTTCGACGGGCAGGACTACAGGAACCTGATCCGCCAGATCAGCACCGGTGACTACCGCAAACCCAGCAAGCCCTCCG ATGCCTGTGGTCTGATCCGCTGGATGCTGATGGTGAACCCGGAGCGTCGGGCCACGCTTGAGGAGATCGCCAAACACTGGTGGTTGAACTGGGGCTACCATCGCCCCCTGGTGGGCGACGGCGAGGGCGCGGCAGGCCGTCCCTCCACAATGTCCCCGCAGGCAGGGGGGCTGGCCAGCATCGCGGGCTGGCTGCGAAGAACCTCACGGCCCCTGCTGGAGAACGGCTCCAAGGTGCGCTGCCTGCTGCGGCCACAGGGGGGCGGCGACGTGGTCCGGCAGCGGTCCCTGCGGAGGTCGAGGAAGGAGAACAACGTATCGCAGACCATGCAGGACGGGGCCACGGCGCGCCCCTCCAAAGGCATCCTGAAGAGGCGGGGCAGCCTGAAACAGAAGCCCCTCACCGAGCAGCAGCAGAGCGCCGAGCCCGAGGCCGCCAAACCCGCTGCGGGGCCGCCAGCCCCCTCGCCGCCCCCGTCGACATCGATCCCCCGCAAGGGCATCCTGAAGAAGCCGACGGCGGAGCGGGAGTCGGGCTACTACTCGTCGTCCCCCGAGAGCAGCGACTCCGCGCAGACGCCCCAGGCGCCCATGTCCCCCGCGAGCCCGCCCCGCCGCAAGGGCATCCTGAAACAGCACGGCAAGTTCTCCTCCGGCTGCCCCCCGGAGTTCGGCTCCCTGGACCAGCTGGCGTCCGCCGCGGAGCGCGGGGGCCGGGCCCGGCCAAGCGGTGCCGTCAGCGAGGACAGCATCCTCTCCTCCGAGTCCTTCGACATGCTGGACCTGCCCGAGCGCTCCAGGCCGTCAGCAGCGATGGCGGCGCCCGTCGCACGGGGCCCAGGCCGTACCATGCGGGGCTGCGTTTCCGCAGACGACCTGCTGGGGCTCGGGGACGGGGAGGGGCCGGGGGATCACCGGCCCAACCTTTGGGACATGCGCTGCTACCAGTCCGGGGTGGCGGACAGCGCCTTCTCCCTCACCGACTGCGAGAATGTGACCGAGGTCTACAAGAGGGCTGTGGACATCTGCGGACACGCCAGTTAA